CCATCACATTTCTACCACACTGAGACCTGGTTTCTTCATCAGCCTCCGGTCTTCAAACTCTCTCCTCAACTTTGCTTTTTCATCCCATCTCTTGCCTGAGGCATATAAATTTGATAGCAACGTCCGATACCCACAATTATCAGGTGCTAATTTTAGTAGTTTTTCTCCAGCAAGCAAACCAAGCTCCATGTTCATGTTCATCCTACATGCACTCAGAAGAGCTCCCCAAACAGCATCACAATCCCACAAAGCATCACCATCAGAATTCTGATGGAGCCCATTTTCTATTAATTGATATGCTTCTTCCAACCTCCCTGCTCTTGCATGCATGTCAATAATACAAGTCCAATGCTCCAAACCTGGCTGGATTTTGTACTTTCTCATCATCATATCAAAGTACCAGCAACCCTCTTCAATCAAGCCAGAATGACTACAAGATGAGAGTAAAGAAGTAAATGTGATGGAATTAGGCCTGTAGCCATCTTCTTCCATATGAGACACAAGCTCGCATGCTTCTCTCCCTTGACCATTCATTCCACATCCAGCAATCATTATATTCCAGGAGCTTTGGTCCCTCAAATTACCCATCTGCATAAACAAGCTTCTTGCCTTTTCTATAAAACCAGTTTTTGCATATGCATCAATTAGAGAATTCATGACCAGTGTTTCAGAGTCAAGTCCTAGCTTAGCTATGAAACCATGGGCAATTTCAGCACCACAACTGGTCAAAATAGCTGCAGAGGCCTGAATGGATGAGATCATTGTGACTGAATCTGGTTTGTACTGATTTTCTGACTGCATCTGGCGGAAAACTCTCATGGCCATGGCAGAGTCACCAATTTTGACATACCCAAAAAGCATTGTGTTCCATGTGACAACATTCTTGAGAGACATTTCATTGAAAAGGAGTTGTGAACTTTTCACACAACCAAATCTCATATACATGTCTATTATTGCGTTTCCCACAGTAAGGTGCGGAGAAAAACCTTTAGAAAGGCAATAGCAATGGACCATAGTCCCTTCCTTTAGTGATCCGATTTCACCACAGGATTGAAATAACATGACCATTGTGATTGCATCTGGAAACACCTTGCTTTGAAGCATTTCAAGGAACAGGAGCATGCTTTTGTCAGCATGGTGATTCAGATTATTCCCTGCAATCATTGCATTCCATGTAGCAGTGTTTGGTTTTTTAATGCCAGAGAACAAGGATTTGGCTGCCTTTATATCTAGACACTTCCCATATGCATCCACCATTGCTGTTCCTAGAACAACATCTCCATCCATGTCAAGGCCTTTCTTTACAATGAATGTGTGGATTGATCGGATTCTTCTTATATCTGCTAAGCTTGCATAAGCAGGAACCACATTGGCAAATGTGACTGCATCAGGTTTCAGATTTGACTCTGAAATCATTCTTTCATAGAGTAATGTTGCCTTCTGATCATAACCATTGTGTGAATAACCTGCAATCAATGAGTTCCATGAAACCAAACTCCTGTCAAATAATTCCTCTTCAAATATGGTCTGAGCACACTCAACTCTATCACACTTCGCATACATATTGACCATAGCTGTTCCAAGACGGAGGTCAGAAATTAATCCTGTGCAAATCAAGTGCCCATGAATACTTTTTCCTAGATCAAGGTTCCCAATTTGTCCACAAGCCAACAATAAACCTAAAAATGTAATTCGGTTTGGAAACAAATCTTCAGCACTTTTCATGGATAAGAAAAGGTTGAATGCTTCAGCCCAATTACCATTCCGTGCATATGCTGTAATCAACGAATTCCAAGACACTATATCTCTTTTTGGCATGTCACAGAAAACACGTCTCCCAGAATCTATCTTTCCAATCTTAATATACATTGAAATCAAGGAATTCAAAATTGATACATTCCTATCAAACCCATTTTCAATTAGAAACTCATGAACCAACGTTCCCTTTTTCAGGTTTCCCAATTCACCACAAGCCATAATTACATAAAATGCAGAATCCAAAGAAGGTAACAAACCCACATCTAGCATCTGCTCAAAGAGAACCAACACCTCATCATAAAACCCATTTGACCCAAAACCggaaactaaagaattaaacaAATCTTCATCTTTAATGGGCATTTCTTCAAACACACCGTAAGCATCCCAAATATACCCAAACTTCATATACATGCGGATTAAACTATTTCCGACACCCACCCAATTCCCGAATCCGCACTTCATTAAATACCCATGAATTAGAAACCCAAaatttggatgagggagataagCACATGACTTGATGAGCGGAGGGAAGACGAGTATGTCTGGTTTCAGCCACGAGGGTGAAAGGAGAAGCTTCTTGAAGAGGAAAACGGATTGCAAGAATCGACGATTTCCTGCAAAAGTCTTGATAAGGGAATACATGGATTTGTGGTATTGACGGTAAGCAATTCAAAGGAGAAACGCTTGCAACTCTTGAAGCATGTGACAGTGGATATGGCGGAGGAGAGGAATCGATAGAGGGACCAATTGAAGCGAGTGTGAGAAGCAATTTTGGGCAgggaaaataaaggaaattgtGTTTTTTGTAGTTGATTTTGCAGATTTGGCATTGGCGGGAAATGGAAGTTATATTTCAACTTTCAGTTGTTTACGGTTGGATGATTTTAGCATCAGCTGTTGGCTTCAAGAAGAGAACTACATTTGGCTCCTTCTTTTCAATAATAACTTGGAGAGAAATCCTTGTTCCAAAGAgataaaaatgtatttattaGCAAATTGTGATGCAAAATTGCTAATAAGATTTAGAGtgaatttgataatgattttaaaaggtatttttataacatttgaatatttttattatttaaatattaaaaatgttaaaaacatgtCTTATAATCACCGTCTTATTAGGAAAAAAATCTACtctctaatttttaattttcatttatagtAGATTTATGCTATGGAACCATTTATATATAGTTGAgggcttttttctttttcctttttttaaaaataacataattaaaaaatatatattttttaaaataccacaatttcaaaaatattttcaaatttatgacaCTTTGTAATGATAAAGAcacatataaattttaatgtattttgtTAAAGTCATGATTTGAAGATATGATTTTAGTGCATTCTACTAAAGTGGTAATTTGAAGATagagtttttaattaaaattatatcttcaaaataagattcaatataaaatattgaagtcctcattaaaataaaataataataataacctatgaaatatatttatttttaattttcaatatttcttttctaatctttatttaattaatcaaatttgtataaaattagaaaatgagtCAAGACAATGACTTTATGTAAataactaaggtggtgtttgttttttggctgaataaaaaaaaccaaaataattggttttttctattcagctaaaagtaacctATTGATACCATCCAACATAACTAAACTGAAcctattgataataagtttactttagttatattggatgatgttaacaggttacttttagctgaatagaaaaagccaaaatatttagttttttctattcaatcaaaaaacaaacaccacctaagtttatttattttcaaaatttttatttatttttaattttttttttatatttacttattttcaattgcttttTTCATATTCTTCCAAAATAAACCTCTACAAAGGAACCAATTGGAACCTTCATGCTATTTTTTACActttgtatataaaataataattaaaaaacatttaaaaaaaaaccaaaaaaaaaaaagatagaaaaacaataaaatttttaaaaaaatgaaaaaatgaattaatttacataaaaaaaaatcacaagaaaaaatagaaaaaatgaaaagaaataaaataaagtcatGTCTTGAACACACAATTTCATGATAATACGCTAAAATTACGCCTTCAGAACACAAGTTGTGATGTGACACTTTTGGTGAAGCTTATTGGCAGAGAGTGttgtaattttattaatatttttttaaactaccattttttttacaaataattattttttaaaaatttaccataaatttatcaaacatcctATTGTCATCCTATTGTTGAGGGACAGAACAATCAACTGCTAGGGGTTTGAGGATCATATCTAAGCTGTCaaaagtcatttttatttttcttttcaaaagtcATTTCTTATTTGTAAGAGAAGTTGgccaaacaaaaaacaagagaaTCTATAAATGCCCCACCCAAAATCTCTTCATCCATTCCTCATCACATTTTGGGAATTTGCTCCCACCAAAACCTATAAAACAAGAGGTGTCACGAATGGTGTTTAGTGTTATAGGGTCCAACTTTCAAACATACTCGGATGGTTCAAAACTGTACATCCAgatgcttttattttttgtatctgACCTTCCATTCCGAACATTTCCTCATTATCCAGACCTTTCCACTGTGTCTAACCTTCCATGTCCAGAAACTCTCTTTGCATCTACCAAAACTCTCTTTATAAATATGCTTGCAACACAACACACTCGCCTTCCTCTCCTTCTTCCTCCATTTTGTCTCTTCATATCTATCCATAACCTTAAGAAAGGCCTCAAAGAAAGTTGTATTTTTAAAGTAGTGGATAAACAAATAATTATCTCTAATAGTGTTAGAAGTAAAGAGCCATggtttttacaatttttttttttccatttttgaagCCTAATTAAGAAGGAGCTAATGATGGTTGTCTAATTTTTCAGGGCTAGACTCTCTTTGAAGCATCCAACACTAAAGTTTCAAATGCCTTTAAAGGTATCTAGCATTAAAGATGTAGACACCTTAAGAGCTATTTGGCACTAAAGTTCCAAATACCTAGAGAGTTTTCCGatattgttaattttaatttattctttttaagttaatgataatttaatataacttaatttttatataagatgatGAATCAATACTAGAAGTTCTAGTGGTAATTATATCAATTGGTTTTGTTAATAGTAAAGAAATAATTTCATGAatactaattttattatttacaatattttgCAGTACATTAGTAAACTAATTTTTCCccattcacaatttttttttgtaggtgTTGATGAAACCTTGAGCCCCAATGTCTTTGAGTAATTGATACAGGAGTCCATATATACCTTACATATACAGGTTTCCTAGTTAAATTTTTGACAATAATGTCACACAAGATGTTGTAAAATTAGATGATGTATGATATACTTGATTATTAATGTTATATGATTGTTTACTATATATTTAATGTCTATGTTAGtcattgaaaattaaattttcatacTTTGATATTAACacataacatatatatatatatatatatatatatatataaaggtttTCAAATAGTACATATGATATTAGTACAAATAAATATAGTGATAAGCACATCTCCTCCTATAaatctattattatttcaatagaaagttttatttgagattcaatttttttgtgcTCATTTTAtgctttaaattatatttacaaaatttatcttttgttttatgAACTGTTTGATGTCTTGAGttgaaatggtatcaaagttaaGTTCTGCTTAAGAACTGAGTGATGTTACAATTTTGAACAGTTTGTAATTACTAATTTAGTTATAAATTAgttcaaattgaattttatgtGAACGATTTAATCAATCTAGATAGCGGTGTTCAAAGGATAGAAGGAGCGTAAGTCCGATATTGATTTTGCTTGTAGTGGTCTTCGTTCagaaatatatttgaattaatcaatgataagattgtgattattttatgtgacaatgagtaatattaCAAAGGAACTAAGTAAAGTTAGTTCATCTAGATCTCTTAAGATAAAAATTTCTGCATCTCATAATTCTGCATATAATTTAGATAGTGCATATAATTTAACCAGTTACTCATGAGTTAGACATATTTGCAAAATTAGACAGTAACTCATCTATATTAGACAGTTCTGCAAATACCATAGATTCATTAGCTGCATCATATAGACAACATGATCAAAACTTAGAGTCATCATCTCATCACTTAAagtttaataattcaaaattaaacataaaaatgattcaaattgaaaatcaattgaaaagaagaaaaatgaggaaACTTCCTGAAAGCTTCATGAATGAGGAgcatataaataaaaagggGGTCCTCCCCTTCATAAAAATCCTTCATTGTATTCTACAACTAAAGAAATCAAAACTTGTTTATTCATGAAGATTTGGAGCATCTTCAATATGCATACAATTTTATTGTGTATTGGATTTAAAGGGTATACAATCCTTTCATATTACATATGtatttcttaaatttgaaacatatcacaatatatttttataattaaattatattgtatttaacttcttataaagaatttttttaaatactttaaaaagTAAATCATTATAGATTTTCTTtgacttgattttttatttttattttattcttaataaaactGATTATTAATTTTGAGTGTATTGAATTGTttctaaataaactttaaaatgaaaaaaaaaatgtttttgtttgaattttaaaatttattttattaaataaattttagaattaaaattatttatcaatttttaattttaagcctttttattttttttcataacaatATGGAACTAAATGTGGGTGGGCAAGCCCTTAAAATGCCAAAAGTTGGGCTTAGTGAACATCTTTTCTTGAAGGAAATGGTGTTAAGACCTTTTTACCAGGACCCATGCCCTTGAAAATGGGAATGCAAGTTGGCTTGATAGCTCAGAGGTCTCAAGTTTTGCCATTCCCTCCTCCACATTTGATGATCCCATGGATGTGTTATCATTTCAAAAACCAAGTAAGAGAGACTAGCAGAAGtaaaagagaaggaagagatATTTTTATCAACCAAACTTGTGGAAGGAGGTGAGAGACTTCCATACCCTCCCCCTGCATTCTTTCCAACTTTCACCAAATCCATTTCCCCACCATTTCAAGTTACATTCCCCTACTGACTCACTCTAGAAGACAACCTAAACCCAATGATACAATACCTAACCACACATGAGAATATATTATATTGTGAAAGTGAGCTGGGAAGGACAAAGTTATgtgaaaacaaattaattaaacttCTATCTTCTATCACcctatgaattattttctttttgggtgcatacatctttgaaatatTCAGCACTTCATAATCCTAATGGATAGTTCTTTCGTGGCTTTAGGCTTCAAGGGTTACTTGTGGGCAAAAGCTATTCAAATAGTCTTTGAGCACAGCCTCACTTCCAACCGCCACTACAGCACCTACAAACGCCTAGTAGATTGGATGCCCACACAGAGTCTGAAAACCAGGAGGGCTCTAGGCCTTGGTCTAGGCCTTGGTCAAGGCCTTGGGCCCTACCTGCATTGTCTTCCTCTGTTTGTCATACATTATTCAGAATCAAAGCATCTCTAATCTCCTAGACCTTTCTCAATATTGTAGCTTCATTCCTCCTCTTCAGACAAATCAATGATCATTACCATCTCTATCATATCTCTGTTTTTGTGATTTAAATAATCCAGGAACTTATTTGTTGACCCAATATCAAGTTCTGCTTTCCCAATATTGTCttgaacttcaaaaaaaaaaaaaaaaaaaaagaaatgaatctgTTGATCTCTTACTTAGATTTACTAAATGAAAACTTCTGCATTCAGAATTTGAACATTTGGTATGAGTTTCTCTGGATTGGAAACCATTAACTCAAGCCAAACTTCacttaaaaaatcatttagcCTTGTCCTGTTgcaaaaaatgtcaaaaacaaAGATAAATTCTCAGATATGGAAAATggtatttattataatatttgttagacacctaaaaaatatattgtaataaATGTGGAGTATTGTATCCTGTTTGTAATTGTTCAGAGATTTTGGGTGTCAAGCACTGATATTATATGTAAAAGACTAGCCCAGGGCTCCATGGTGTGGGATGGAGCGTCATGACATCATAGAAAAGGACATGAGAGAAATGGTTTGGatattaaggctatgtttggttgccGGAAAATTggagggaaaatgcgagggaaagaaaatacaaaggaaaagtagaaggaaagaaaaaatgaaggaaaataaaaaaatagattaaaagttgataaattattttttttgttactttaaactcattttatttattttaactcatcaatataaagattaaataatttaaaaatacataagcttttaattagttttaattatatttaattttctttgatatttttcataggacaaccaaacatgagaaaatcattttccttagcattttttttctttcctttgtactttccgggaaccaaacatagcctaaggcTTTGGGGCTAGGTGGTAATATAATTATGAAACACTGCCAGTTGTTAAATGCCCTTTTAAAACTGGCTGCTTCAATAGTAATTATCTTGTTGTAAGGAGTGAAAACAGAGCTTCATTCATTTCTTTAGGCCGGGGAGTCTGGAGACTAAATACCATCTCTATTCTAAACCAGTAATCAAAGGTTAGCATTCCCATTCCTGCCTTTTACTGGTTGTTTTCCCTtctatttatgttttctttaggGTTCGTGGTGGTGGTTGTGGCAGTGATACTTAGTGTTTTTTCCTCTCCATTTTCATATATTGGAAACATGCCTACTTTGAGCATGATTATCTGTTGAAGGGtgcttatttgtttttttttttttttttttaaattaattttagttcaAGCATTTTCCTTATGGTCTTTACAAATTCACATTCATAGGTGGACAAAATTGATGGATGAGTTATGCAGGAACTTCTTAGATTTAAGGGGAAGATTACATTTTGTTCTACCTTTTCGAAGTACATGGAAGGGCTTTTTCTTATCTGAATTGCCTTTGAGAATGTAGtttaatagaagaaaaacaattatgTTTTTCTTGCAACTTGAGCTTAATGTGACTTTGAAATCTCAATCTTATGTggataaaattccattttagtTGGGGGGCAGGTGTAGAAAATTTAGGTTTATCAGGAGATCTAGATTTGACTACACATTGTTCTAGCACAATGAagctttttaaagaaaatgattttttgagcTGCAGTTCCCATGGTGTAAAAGTAACTAGTTAATCACTTTTAATTGCATGAAGTTGATGTACTTCAACCATTTTCAATATCATCTTCAAAAATTTCTTCCATGGAGAAAATTACATTTTACTTGATGCATGATTGAGGCTGTACTGTCAGTTTTACTGAGAAATGCTCATACTTTTCCAGCCCATTGAAGTTGCTCTATGTAAAGATTACAACTACTTGGGCATGCAGCCTCTATTGTgaagaaaaatctgaaaattttagttaatcttTTAACTTTATTGTGATTGAATGCAGAATGAGCGCCTCTGCTGAAGTTGTCGAGGCCAAGGTTGGGGAAAACAATGTAATCAGTTTAGAGATGGTTGAAGAACTACCTACGGCATTAGAACAGAAGAGTGTTGAATGCTCAGTAGAAAGGAAAAAGTCTTTGCAGGCTCGATATTCATATGGCATTATCTTCTTGTTGACAAATCTTAGTGCTTGGTTCATCCGCGACTATGGACAAAAGGTCTTCCCTCAGCTTCAGTGTAAGTCAATGTTCTTCCTCCAAATTTTGAGTAAAATTTCATTGTAGGACTGGATCATCTTGCCATCTGATGAAGTTTTCAATTCTCAGAAAGCTTGAAGAATCCTctgtaagaaattttttttaataagaagtTTATTTTCAGATATGAATAGTGAGTCATAAGTACAGCCTCTCACTACTTATCTATACTACCCTGAATTATCAATCTCTCATGGCAAATCAAACTACAAGACCCTGAATTTGTGAGAGTCTGAACCATGGTCTTTGATTATGAAGCTATCTCATTTCTGATAAGGCCAGGATGTTCTGCCAATAGCTTTGGTGCAATTCTCAGAAGGTTGAAACTATGCCTGAGGTTCAATGAAAATGCCCCAAAATGCAGCATTTGAAGCTTGTTATCGGTATTTTGTGTcagcatttttatttaataggcTCTATTTAACAATAACTAACAATTACATAATGGCATAACTGCTTCTTATCCAATTTCTGTACCAGATACATTTGTTTGGCACTTTTGGTCCTATGCTTTTTGTGCATTGTCTAATGTTTCTTCCAACTTGTAGCAGCTGAGCAGATACCTCTTATGACACTTGAACTCTACAAAGCTGAGACTTGAAAGGAATATCCCATGATGCTGTTTGGTGTTTCCTTATGATTAATAATTTCTCTTGCAGATCTAGAATCTTGTGGAATCGAGGGACGTGATTGTTTTCATACTATGGGAGTTCTTCGTGTGAGTTTAGGTTGCTTTGTATCCTTTGTTTAACATGACGACAATAATTCAGATATGATGCTTATGAACTGTATCATCACTGCTCTGATATGGTATACACTTGGTTTCCATTACTACTTTTTCCTTTGAGATTTAACATCCTTAACAATAATTCagatatttttccttttaatgttCCTCACAACATTT
This region of Vitis vinifera cultivar Pinot Noir 40024 chromosome 5, ASM3070453v1 genomic DNA includes:
- the LOC104879324 gene encoding pentatricopeptide repeat-containing protein At2g13600 — protein: MYSLIKTFAGNRRFLQSVFLFKKLLLSPSWLKPDILVFPPLIKSCAYLPHPNFGFLIHGYLMKCGFGNWVGVGNSLIRMYMKFGYIWDAYGVFEEMPIKDEDLFNSLVSGFGSNGFYDEVLVLFEQMLDVGLLPSLDSAFYVIMACGELGNLKKGTLVHEFLIENGFDRNVSILNSLISMYIKIGKIDSGRRVFCDMPKRDIVSWNSLITAYARNGNWAEAFNLFLSMKSAEDLFPNRITFLGLLLACGQIGNLDLGKSIHGHLICTGLISDLRLGTAMVNMYAKCDRVECAQTIFEEELFDRSLVSWNSLIAGYSHNGYDQKATLLYERMISESNLKPDAVTFANVVPAYASLADIRRIRSIHTFIVKKGLDMDGDVVLGTAMVDAYGKCLDIKAAKSLFSGIKKPNTATWNAMIAGNNLNHHADKSMLLFLEMLQSKVFPDAITMVMLFQSCGEIGSLKEGTMVHCYCLSKGFSPHLTVGNAIIDMYMRFGCVKSSQLLFNEMSLKNVVTWNTMLFGYVKIGDSAMAMRVFRQMQSENQYKPDSVTMISSIQASAAILTSCGAEIAHGFIAKLGLDSETLVMNSLIDAYAKTGFIEKARSLFMQMGNLRDQSSWNIMIAGCGMNGQGREACELVSHMEEDGYRPNSITFTSLLSSCSHSGLIEEGCWYFDMMMRKYKIQPGLEHWTCIIDMHARAGRLEEAYQLIENGLHQNSDGDALWDCDAVWGALLSACRMNMNMELGLLAGEKLLKLAPDNCGYRTLLSNLYASGKRWDEKAKLRREFEDRRLMKKPGLSVVEM